One genomic window of Monodelphis domestica isolate mMonDom1 chromosome 1, mMonDom1.pri, whole genome shotgun sequence includes the following:
- the FCSK gene encoding L-fucose kinase isoform X1 — protein sequence MLGRRSQVEGRRLKKRSRPWAEMEHQNGVNWTVIVLTCQYKDSVYAFQKELEVRQKREQIPRETILLTVEDPEAQVGSGGATLNALLVAAEHLSAQAGYTVVTSDVLHTARILIMHMGRDFPFDDCGRAFTCLPLVDPAAQVEALTYNLDRLLDIMTHRLGRGSPPGVWVCSTDMILSVPTSPEICWDGFQGARVFSLPGSVTYAQDHGVYLTDSQGCVLNIFYQSSEAQIQQCARPDGRVPLVSGIVFFSVEIAERLLATHVSPPLDACTYMGLDSGARPVQLSLFFDILLCMARDVNRESFLAGWHPEVGQGDMEEAGNQRRARAVLWKELRDQLLSLAYIPDGAYDYMTLAASAHLRSLMLPRDLFAQVVHSQVENPQFLEAGCSVVNSLLEGEVRLGAGSMIQHCQLQGPIHIGPGCLLLGLDVASSKDLHGLVLNDVILQGHHIQLQGTSIQVFTLIGRQDDWQCPILEKGTYLNVPWNEFFQRTGIRDGDIWDMDSQPAERCLLTARLFPVFFASRSPGPQDVLWLLNSIGKDFLQAWRAAWRMSWKQLRLHLDQAATLASRRALFFQQAQGKVRHVLEERRDLSLLPLIRAATHEGYHGLLLTTLDQVAAQAQDPGVAARALACIADVLGCMAGGHGGLRSGPAANQEWALAFQYLEKGDMARGVEELARERDKWLGRPALLVRAARHYEGAEQILIRQAVISARRFVTSVPVECPPLGHWVVVECPARVDFSGGWSDTPPITYEHGGAVVDLAVLVDGRRPIGARVRRIPQPELQLSTGTHSGEVCQSLEDLRDYCQPHAPGALLKAAFICAQIVQLPSANTLQTQLLHGFGGGFELHTWSDLPHGSGLGTSSILAGAVLAALYRAAGREVGTEALIHAVLHLEQMLTTGGGWQDQVGGLVPGIKIGRSRAQLPLKVEVEEISVPPDFIQTLNEHLLLVYTGKTRLARNLLQDVLRNWYARLPAVVDNAQALISNAEECARAFCQGNLPLLGQCLTQYWGQKKCMAPGCEPQAVRRMMDALEPYVYGQSLAGAGGGGFLYLLTKEPRQKEVLEAVLAKMEGLENYSIHLVEVDTQGFSLRVLASDASA from the exons ATGTTGGGGAGGAGGAGCCAAGTGGAGGGAAGAAGACTCAAGAAAAG GTCCAGGCCCTGGGCTGAGATGGAGCATCAGAATGGTGTGAATTGGACGGTCATTGTCCTGACGTGCCAATACAAGGACAGTGTCTATGCCTTTCAGAAAG AGCTCGAGGTGCGGCAAAAGCGAGAGCAGATACCCCGAGAGACCATCCTACTCACGGTAGAGGATCCCGAGGCACAAGTGGGCAGTGGAGGGGCCACTCTCAATGCCCTCCTGGTGGCTGCAGAGCACCTGAGTGCCCAGGCAGGCTATACG GTAGTCACTTCGGATGTCCTGCACACAGCCCGGATCCTTATCATGCACATG GGCCGAGACTTTCCTTTTGATGACTGCGGCCGAGCTTTCACCTGCCTCCCTCTGGTGGACCCTGCAGCCCAAGTGGAGGCTCTCACCTATAACCTGGACCGGCTGCTGGACATCATGACACACAGG CTGGGCCGTGGCTCCCCACCAGGTGTCTGGGTCTGCAGCACAGACATGATTCTCTCTGTTCCAACAAGCCCAG AGATCTGCTGGGATGGTTTCCAAGGAGCCAGAGTGTTCTCTCTGCCTGGGAGTGTGACCTATGCCCAGGACCATGGGGTCTACCTCACTGACTCCCAG GGCTGTGTCCTTAACATTTTCTACCAGAGCTCAGAGGCCCAGATACAGCAGTGTGCGAGGCCGGATGGAAGAGTGCCACTG GTCTCTGGCATTGTCTTTTTCTCTGTGGAGATTGCTGAGCGACTCCTGGCCACTCATGTCTCACCACCCTTGGACGCCTGCACCTACATGGGTCTGGACTCTGGTGCTCGACCTGTCCAG CTGTCGTTATTCTTTGACATTTTGCTGTGCATGGCACGAGATGTCAACCGTGAGAGCTTTCTGGCTGGTTGGCACCCTGAGGTGGGTCAGGGCGACATGGAGGAAGCGGGGAACCAACGGAGAGCACGGGCTGTACTGTGGAAGGAGCTCCGGGACCAGCTTCTTAGCCTTG CTTATATCCCAGACGGCGCCTACGATTACATGACCTTGGCAGCCAGTGCCCACCTCCGCAGCCTGATGCTTCCCCGGGACCTCTTTGCTCAGGTCGTGCACTCCCAGGTGGAG AATCCTCAGTTCTTGGAAGCCGGCTGTTCTGTGGTCAATAGCCTGCTGGAGGGAGAGGTTCGCCTGGGCGCTGGGAGTATGATTCAGCATTGCCAGCTCCAG GGCCCCATCCACATCGGCCCCGGGTGCCTCCTGCTCGGTCTGGACGTGGCCTCCTCCAAGGACCTGCACGGCTTGGTGCTGAACGACGTCATCCTCCAAGGACACCATATCCAGCTGCAGGGCACTTCCATCCAGGTGTTCACTCTCATTGGGCGCCAAGATGACTGGCAG tgCCCAATATTGGAGAAAGGTACATATCTCAATGTGCCATGGAATGAGTTCTTCCAGAGAACAGGCATCCG GGATGGAGACATCTGGGACATGGATTCTCAGCCAGCAGAACGATGTCTTCTTACCGCTCGactctttcctgtcttcttcGCCTCCCGGTCCCCAGGCCCCCAGGATGTGCTGTGGCTGCTGAACTCCATTGGCAAAGACTTCCTCCAGGCTTGGAGGGCCGCCTGGCGCATGTCCTGGAAGCAGCTTCGGCTCCACCTGGACCAGGCTGCCACGCTGGCTTCTCGGCGGGCCCTCTTCTTCCAACAGGCCCAGGGGAAGGTGCGGCATGTGCTGGAGGAACGTCGAGACCTCAGCCTGCTTCCGCTCATCAGGGCTGCCACCCATGAGGGGTACCACGGCCTGCTGCTGACCACACTGGACCAGG TTGCAGCTCAGGCTCAAGATCCTGGCGTGGCAGCCCGGGCCTTGGCCTGTATAGCCGATGTCCTGGGTTGCATGGCTGGGGGCCACGGGGGTCTTCGGAGTGGACCGGCAGCCAACCAGGAGTGGGCCCTGGCCTTCCAGTACCTGGAGAAAGGAGACATGGCTAGGGGTGTGGAAGAACTTGCCCGCGAGAGGGACAAGTGGCTGGGCAG GCCGGCCCTGCTGGTGAGAGCTGCCCGCCATTATGAAGGGGCCGAGCAGATCCTTATCCGCCAGGCGGTGATCTCTGCCCGCCGCTTCGTGACCTCAGTGCCCGTGGAATGCCCGCCCCTCGGGCACTGGGTGGTGGTGGAGTGTCCGGCCCGTGTGGACTTCTCGG GGGGCTGGAGCGACACGCCGCCCATCACCTACGAGCATGGAGGAGCTGTGGTGGACTTGGCCGTCCTGGTGGATGGGCGGAGGCCCATCGGGGCCAGGGTGCGCCGGATCCCCCAGCCCGAGCTGCAGCTGTCCACGGGCACCCATTCGGGCGAAGTGTGCCAGAGCCTGGAGGACCTGCGGGATTACTGTCAGCCTCACGCCCCGG GGGCCCTGCTGAAGGCGGCTTTCATCTGTGCCCAGATCGTGCAGCTCCCCTCCGCAAACACCCTGCAGACCCAGCTTCTCCACGGCTTTGGGGGCGGCTTCGAGCTGCACACGTGGTCCGACCTGCCCCACGGCTCGGGCCTGG GCACCAGCAGCATCCTGGCCGGGGCCGTGCTGGCGGCCTTGTATCGGGCGGCGGGGAGAGAGGTGGGCACCGAAGCTTTGATCCACGCCGTTCTCCATTTGGAGCAGATGCTCACCACAG GAGGCGGCTGGCAAGACCAGGTGGGCGGCCTCGTCCCGGGCATCAAGATAGGGCGATCGAGGGCGCAGCTGCCGCTGAAGGTGGAGGTGGAAGAGATCTCGGTGCCTCCTGACTTCATACAGACCCTCAACGAGCACCTGCTCCTGGTGTACACGGGCAAGACCCGCTTGGCCCGAAACCTGCTCCAG GATGTCCTGAGGAATTGGTATGCCCGGCTGCCTGCGGTGGTAGACAATGCCCAGGCCCTGATCAGCAATGCTGAGGAATGCGCCCGGGCCTTCTGTCAAG GGAACCTGCCCCTTCTGGGCCAGTGTCTGACCCAGTACTGGGGACAGAAGAAGTGCATGGCCCCGGGCTGTGAGCCCCAGGCTGTGCGGCGCATGATGGACGCCCTGGAGCCTTACGTGTATGGCCAGAGCCTGGCAGGGGCCGGGGGTGGAGGCTTCCTCTACTTGTTGACTAAAGAGCCCCGGCAGAAGGAGGTCCTGGAGGCGGTGCTGGCTAAGATGGAG GGCCTGGAGAATTACAGCATCCACCTGGTGGAGGTGGACACCCAGGGCTTCAGCCTGAGGGTGCTGGCCAGTGATGCTTCTGCCTGA
- the FCSK gene encoding L-fucose kinase isoform X2, whose protein sequence is MEHQNGVNWTVIVLTCQYKDSVYAFQKELEVRQKREQIPRETILLTVEDPEAQVGSGGATLNALLVAAEHLSAQAGYTVVTSDVLHTARILIMHMGRDFPFDDCGRAFTCLPLVDPAAQVEALTYNLDRLLDIMTHRLGRGSPPGVWVCSTDMILSVPTSPEICWDGFQGARVFSLPGSVTYAQDHGVYLTDSQGCVLNIFYQSSEAQIQQCARPDGRVPLVSGIVFFSVEIAERLLATHVSPPLDACTYMGLDSGARPVQLSLFFDILLCMARDVNRESFLAGWHPEVGQGDMEEAGNQRRARAVLWKELRDQLLSLAYIPDGAYDYMTLAASAHLRSLMLPRDLFAQVVHSQVENPQFLEAGCSVVNSLLEGEVRLGAGSMIQHCQLQGPIHIGPGCLLLGLDVASSKDLHGLVLNDVILQGHHIQLQGTSIQVFTLIGRQDDWQCPILEKGTYLNVPWNEFFQRTGIRDGDIWDMDSQPAERCLLTARLFPVFFASRSPGPQDVLWLLNSIGKDFLQAWRAAWRMSWKQLRLHLDQAATLASRRALFFQQAQGKVRHVLEERRDLSLLPLIRAATHEGYHGLLLTTLDQVAAQAQDPGVAARALACIADVLGCMAGGHGGLRSGPAANQEWALAFQYLEKGDMARGVEELARERDKWLGRPALLVRAARHYEGAEQILIRQAVISARRFVTSVPVECPPLGHWVVVECPARVDFSGGWSDTPPITYEHGGAVVDLAVLVDGRRPIGARVRRIPQPELQLSTGTHSGEVCQSLEDLRDYCQPHAPGALLKAAFICAQIVQLPSANTLQTQLLHGFGGGFELHTWSDLPHGSGLGTSSILAGAVLAALYRAAGREVGTEALIHAVLHLEQMLTTGGGWQDQVGGLVPGIKIGRSRAQLPLKVEVEEISVPPDFIQTLNEHLLLVYTGKTRLARNLLQDVLRNWYARLPAVVDNAQALISNAEECARAFCQGNLPLLGQCLTQYWGQKKCMAPGCEPQAVRRMMDALEPYVYGQSLAGAGGGGFLYLLTKEPRQKEVLEAVLAKMEGLENYSIHLVEVDTQGFSLRVLASDASA, encoded by the exons ATGGAGCATCAGAATGGTGTGAATTGGACGGTCATTGTCCTGACGTGCCAATACAAGGACAGTGTCTATGCCTTTCAGAAAG AGCTCGAGGTGCGGCAAAAGCGAGAGCAGATACCCCGAGAGACCATCCTACTCACGGTAGAGGATCCCGAGGCACAAGTGGGCAGTGGAGGGGCCACTCTCAATGCCCTCCTGGTGGCTGCAGAGCACCTGAGTGCCCAGGCAGGCTATACG GTAGTCACTTCGGATGTCCTGCACACAGCCCGGATCCTTATCATGCACATG GGCCGAGACTTTCCTTTTGATGACTGCGGCCGAGCTTTCACCTGCCTCCCTCTGGTGGACCCTGCAGCCCAAGTGGAGGCTCTCACCTATAACCTGGACCGGCTGCTGGACATCATGACACACAGG CTGGGCCGTGGCTCCCCACCAGGTGTCTGGGTCTGCAGCACAGACATGATTCTCTCTGTTCCAACAAGCCCAG AGATCTGCTGGGATGGTTTCCAAGGAGCCAGAGTGTTCTCTCTGCCTGGGAGTGTGACCTATGCCCAGGACCATGGGGTCTACCTCACTGACTCCCAG GGCTGTGTCCTTAACATTTTCTACCAGAGCTCAGAGGCCCAGATACAGCAGTGTGCGAGGCCGGATGGAAGAGTGCCACTG GTCTCTGGCATTGTCTTTTTCTCTGTGGAGATTGCTGAGCGACTCCTGGCCACTCATGTCTCACCACCCTTGGACGCCTGCACCTACATGGGTCTGGACTCTGGTGCTCGACCTGTCCAG CTGTCGTTATTCTTTGACATTTTGCTGTGCATGGCACGAGATGTCAACCGTGAGAGCTTTCTGGCTGGTTGGCACCCTGAGGTGGGTCAGGGCGACATGGAGGAAGCGGGGAACCAACGGAGAGCACGGGCTGTACTGTGGAAGGAGCTCCGGGACCAGCTTCTTAGCCTTG CTTATATCCCAGACGGCGCCTACGATTACATGACCTTGGCAGCCAGTGCCCACCTCCGCAGCCTGATGCTTCCCCGGGACCTCTTTGCTCAGGTCGTGCACTCCCAGGTGGAG AATCCTCAGTTCTTGGAAGCCGGCTGTTCTGTGGTCAATAGCCTGCTGGAGGGAGAGGTTCGCCTGGGCGCTGGGAGTATGATTCAGCATTGCCAGCTCCAG GGCCCCATCCACATCGGCCCCGGGTGCCTCCTGCTCGGTCTGGACGTGGCCTCCTCCAAGGACCTGCACGGCTTGGTGCTGAACGACGTCATCCTCCAAGGACACCATATCCAGCTGCAGGGCACTTCCATCCAGGTGTTCACTCTCATTGGGCGCCAAGATGACTGGCAG tgCCCAATATTGGAGAAAGGTACATATCTCAATGTGCCATGGAATGAGTTCTTCCAGAGAACAGGCATCCG GGATGGAGACATCTGGGACATGGATTCTCAGCCAGCAGAACGATGTCTTCTTACCGCTCGactctttcctgtcttcttcGCCTCCCGGTCCCCAGGCCCCCAGGATGTGCTGTGGCTGCTGAACTCCATTGGCAAAGACTTCCTCCAGGCTTGGAGGGCCGCCTGGCGCATGTCCTGGAAGCAGCTTCGGCTCCACCTGGACCAGGCTGCCACGCTGGCTTCTCGGCGGGCCCTCTTCTTCCAACAGGCCCAGGGGAAGGTGCGGCATGTGCTGGAGGAACGTCGAGACCTCAGCCTGCTTCCGCTCATCAGGGCTGCCACCCATGAGGGGTACCACGGCCTGCTGCTGACCACACTGGACCAGG TTGCAGCTCAGGCTCAAGATCCTGGCGTGGCAGCCCGGGCCTTGGCCTGTATAGCCGATGTCCTGGGTTGCATGGCTGGGGGCCACGGGGGTCTTCGGAGTGGACCGGCAGCCAACCAGGAGTGGGCCCTGGCCTTCCAGTACCTGGAGAAAGGAGACATGGCTAGGGGTGTGGAAGAACTTGCCCGCGAGAGGGACAAGTGGCTGGGCAG GCCGGCCCTGCTGGTGAGAGCTGCCCGCCATTATGAAGGGGCCGAGCAGATCCTTATCCGCCAGGCGGTGATCTCTGCCCGCCGCTTCGTGACCTCAGTGCCCGTGGAATGCCCGCCCCTCGGGCACTGGGTGGTGGTGGAGTGTCCGGCCCGTGTGGACTTCTCGG GGGGCTGGAGCGACACGCCGCCCATCACCTACGAGCATGGAGGAGCTGTGGTGGACTTGGCCGTCCTGGTGGATGGGCGGAGGCCCATCGGGGCCAGGGTGCGCCGGATCCCCCAGCCCGAGCTGCAGCTGTCCACGGGCACCCATTCGGGCGAAGTGTGCCAGAGCCTGGAGGACCTGCGGGATTACTGTCAGCCTCACGCCCCGG GGGCCCTGCTGAAGGCGGCTTTCATCTGTGCCCAGATCGTGCAGCTCCCCTCCGCAAACACCCTGCAGACCCAGCTTCTCCACGGCTTTGGGGGCGGCTTCGAGCTGCACACGTGGTCCGACCTGCCCCACGGCTCGGGCCTGG GCACCAGCAGCATCCTGGCCGGGGCCGTGCTGGCGGCCTTGTATCGGGCGGCGGGGAGAGAGGTGGGCACCGAAGCTTTGATCCACGCCGTTCTCCATTTGGAGCAGATGCTCACCACAG GAGGCGGCTGGCAAGACCAGGTGGGCGGCCTCGTCCCGGGCATCAAGATAGGGCGATCGAGGGCGCAGCTGCCGCTGAAGGTGGAGGTGGAAGAGATCTCGGTGCCTCCTGACTTCATACAGACCCTCAACGAGCACCTGCTCCTGGTGTACACGGGCAAGACCCGCTTGGCCCGAAACCTGCTCCAG GATGTCCTGAGGAATTGGTATGCCCGGCTGCCTGCGGTGGTAGACAATGCCCAGGCCCTGATCAGCAATGCTGAGGAATGCGCCCGGGCCTTCTGTCAAG GGAACCTGCCCCTTCTGGGCCAGTGTCTGACCCAGTACTGGGGACAGAAGAAGTGCATGGCCCCGGGCTGTGAGCCCCAGGCTGTGCGGCGCATGATGGACGCCCTGGAGCCTTACGTGTATGGCCAGAGCCTGGCAGGGGCCGGGGGTGGAGGCTTCCTCTACTTGTTGACTAAAGAGCCCCGGCAGAAGGAGGTCCTGGAGGCGGTGCTGGCTAAGATGGAG GGCCTGGAGAATTACAGCATCCACCTGGTGGAGGTGGACACCCAGGGCTTCAGCCTGAGGGTGCTGGCCAGTGATGCTTCTGCCTGA